CACAAACCTAGAGCGTTCCTCCACGAGCTAAATACTTAAAATTGACTTAAAAAAGTATCAATTTGTTCGATTGATTTACGTTCTTTACCGATGTAATCACCGACACGTTCACCATTTTTATATACTAAGAAACTTGGAATACCCATTACGCCTTCTTCAATGGCTAAATCTACAAATTGATCACGATCGACTTTTACAAAATTGAATTGTGAATACTTTTCTTCAATTTCTGGTAATCCTGGTTCAATCACACGGCAATCAGGACACCAATCTGCTGAATATAAGAAAACAGTTTCTTCTTGTTTTAATGATTGATATTGTTCTAGTGTTTCTAAATTTTTCATCTTGATCACAACTCCTTAAAATTATATTTCGTATTGTAACTTCGTTATGACTTGTTCGTCCAATGATTGAACTGATTTAAGAAGCCAGGTTCTCGCAGCTTCGTAATCTCGAATATCAAAAACTGCATCGCTACTGTGAATGTATCTTGCACAAACACCAATTACCGCAGTTGGTACACCAATACCAGATTGATGAATTGCCCCACCATCTGTACCTCCTGGTGAAATATAATGTTGATAGTTAATATCATGTTGTTCTGCAACGTTCATTAAAAATCGTTTGAATGCTGGCTTTAATAACATTGTTCCATCTTTAATGCGAAGTAATGCACCATCACCCAATACACCTGATAATCCTTGACGCCCCTTCATGTCATTAGCAGGTGAACAGTCAACGACAAAAGCAATATCAGGCTGAATTAAGTTTGCGGCAGCACGCGCACCTCTTAGTCCAACTTCTTCCTGCACATTAGCACCAACATATAAGTCAAAATCTAATTCTACATCTTTGAGTTGTTCTAATAATTCAATCGCAATCACACAGCCGTAACGGTTATCCCAAGCTTTAGTAGCATAGCGATGTTCTGATAATTGGATTAACTCTGTTTGTGGAACAATCGGGTCCCCAATAGCAATGCCTCGTTCATTCACTTCTTCTGGAGAACTTGCACCAATATCCAAAAGTAAATCTTCAATTTTCGGAGCGCCTTCTTGTCCAGTTCTAAAATGTTTTGGGATATTCGCCACAACACCAACAATTTCTTCATCCTGTTGTGTTAAAACTTTTAAACGCTGCCCTTGCCATATATCATTAGCGACACCACCTAATGCCGTAAACTTTATGAAGCCTTGTTTTGTGATTTCTGTAATCATAAAACCAATTTCATCCATATGTGCCGCAACCATCACACGTTGTGCATTTGGATTCTTACTTTTTTTTACACCATAAAATCCACCCATGCGATCATCAACAAATCCGTCAACAAATGGTGTCATAGCTTGTTTCATATAATCTCGTACACGATGCTCAAAGTTAGGGGCACCATGCATTTCAG
This region of Staphylococcus sp. IVB6240 genomic DNA includes:
- a CDS encoding thioredoxin family protein, yielding MKNLETLEQYQSLKQEETVFLYSADWCPDCRVIEPGLPEIEEKYSQFNFVKVDRDQFVDLAIEEGVMGIPSFLVYKNGERVGDYIGKERKSIEQIDTFLSQF
- a CDS encoding M42 family metallopeptidase codes for the protein MTENTMTHIKKLTEMHGAPNFEHRVRDYMKQAMTPFVDGFVDDRMGGFYGVKKSKNPNAQRVMVAAHMDEIGFMITEITKQGFIKFTALGGVANDIWQGQRLKVLTQQDEEIVGVVANIPKHFRTGQEGAPKIEDLLLDIGASSPEEVNERGIAIGDPIVPQTELIQLSEHRYATKAWDNRYGCVIAIELLEQLKDVELDFDLYVGANVQEEVGLRGARAAANLIQPDIAFVVDCSPANDMKGRQGLSGVLGDGALLRIKDGTMLLKPAFKRFLMNVAEQHDINYQHYISPGGTDGGAIHQSGIGVPTAVIGVCARYIHSSDAVFDIRDYEAARTWLLKSVQSLDEQVITKLQYEI